From Piliocolobus tephrosceles isolate RC106 chromosome 16, ASM277652v3, whole genome shotgun sequence, the proteins below share one genomic window:
- the LOC111521369 gene encoding olfactory receptor 1E2 produces MMGRNQTSISEFLLLGLPIQPEQQNLFYALFLAMYLTTLLGNLLIIVLIQLDSHLHTPMYLFLSNLSFSDLCFSSVTMPKLLQNMQNHDPSIPYADCLTQMYFFLYFSDLESFLLVAMAYDRYVAICFPLHYTAIMSPMLCLSLVALSWVLTTFHAMLHTLLMARLCFCADNVIPHFFCDMSALLKLACSDTRVNELVIFIMGGLILVIPFLLILGSYARIVSSILKVPSSKGICKAFSTCGSHLSVVSLFYGTVIGLYLCPSANSSTLKETVVAMMYTVVTPMLNPFIYSLRNRDMKGALERVICKRQNPFLL; encoded by the coding sequence ATGATGGGACGAAATCAAACCAGCATCTCAGAGTTCCTGCTCCTGGGCCTGCCCATCCAGCCAGAGCAGCAAAACCTGTTCTATGCCCTGTTCTTGGCCATGTATCTTACCACCCTCCTGGGGAACCTCCTCATCATTGTCCTCATTCAACTGGACTCCCATCTCCACACGCCTATGTATTTGTTTCTCAGCAACTTGTCCTTCTCTGACCTCTGCTTTTCCTCGGTCACAATGCCCAAATTGCTGCAGAACATGCAGAACCACGACCCATCCATCCCCTATGCAGACTGCCTGACCCAAATGTACttcttcttgtatttttcagATCTAGAAAGCTTCCTGCTTGTGGCCATGGCCTATGACCGCTATGTGGCCATCTGCTTCCCCCTGCACTACACCGCCATCATGAGCCCCATGCTCTGTCTCTCCCTGGTGGCGCTGTCCTGGGTGCTGACCACCTTCCATGCCATGTTACACACTTTACTCATGGCCAGGTTGTGTTTTTGTGCAGACAATGTGATCCCCCACTTTTTCTGTGATATGTCTGCTCTGCTGAAGCTGGCCTGCTCTGACACTCGAGTTAATGAATTGGTGATATTTATCATGGGAGGGCTGATTCTTGTCATCCCATTCCTACTCATCCTTGGGTCCTATGCACGGATTGTCTCCTCCATCCTCAAGGTCCCTTCGTCTAAGGGTATCTGCAAGGCCTTCTCTACTTGTGGCTCCCACCTCTCTGTGGTGTCACTGTTCTATGGGACCGTTATTGGCCTCTACTTATGCCCATCAGCAAATAGTTCTACTCTAAAGGAGACTGTCGTGGCTATGATGTACACTGTGGTGACCCCCATGCTGAACCCCTTCATCtacagcctgaggaacagagACATGAAGGGAGCCCTGGAAAGGGTCATTTGTAAAAGGCAAAATCCCTTCCTTCTATGA